From Streptomyces chrestomyceticus JCM 4735, one genomic window encodes:
- a CDS encoding nuclear transport factor 2 family protein: MPAHPADPAVAAFVTAVNTGDKNAFFAALTDDATMSDDGTDRDLAAWADSEIFSSNGRMDIEGTSPDGRTLTATYTNSTWGSMRTRWTFTVTDGRISRFETGQA, from the coding sequence ATGCCTGCTCACCCAGCCGATCCCGCGGTGGCCGCCTTCGTCACCGCCGTCAATACGGGCGACAAGAACGCCTTCTTCGCCGCGCTGACGGACGACGCCACCATGTCCGACGACGGCACCGACCGCGACCTTGCCGCATGGGCCGACAGCGAAATCTTCTCCTCGAACGGACGCATGGACATCGAGGGCACCTCGCCCGACGGCCGGACCCTGACCGCCACCTACACCAACTCCACCTGGGGCAGCATGCGCACCCGGTGGACCTTCACCGTCACCGACGGCCGCATCAGCCGCTTCGAGACCGGCCAAGCCTGA
- a CDS encoding LysR substrate-binding domain-containing protein: protein MRLDLNKLEHLVAVAEEGSLTRAAARLHLSQQALSASIRVLEREVGVPLLERGSAGVTVLPAGAALLEDAHVLNGMARSALRRARRIGRGESETLRIGYTPAVTGDELVTLLAPVTDAHPGIAPEPHQRYPSELTAALLANDLDIGLCRAITPAHGLTRTTLGHQRLHIAVASDHPLAGRSTVTLPELADESFMVWGTPGHSGYTDLLVDHCRHAGFEPRIERTDRQGTPPVTAVIGTHRIAFVTTAPGPAAGGKAHILALEPPVYAPLHALYVPHTTCPSRDTFLSHVTL, encoded by the coding sequence GTGCGACTGGACCTGAACAAGCTCGAACACCTGGTCGCCGTTGCCGAGGAAGGCAGCCTCACTCGCGCCGCCGCCCGGCTGCACCTGTCCCAGCAGGCCCTGTCCGCTTCCATCCGGGTCCTCGAACGCGAAGTCGGCGTGCCCCTGCTGGAGCGCGGCAGCGCCGGCGTGACCGTACTGCCCGCCGGAGCGGCCCTCCTTGAGGACGCCCACGTTCTGAACGGCATGGCGCGCTCCGCCCTGCGCCGCGCCCGGCGCATCGGACGAGGTGAGAGCGAGACGCTGCGCATCGGCTACACCCCTGCCGTCACCGGCGACGAACTCGTCACTCTGCTCGCACCCGTGACCGACGCACACCCCGGCATCGCCCCCGAGCCCCACCAGCGCTACCCCTCCGAGCTGACTGCCGCGCTCCTCGCGAACGACCTCGACATCGGACTGTGCCGCGCCATCACACCGGCCCACGGCCTGACCCGCACCACCCTCGGCCACCAGCGCCTGCACATCGCCGTCGCCTCCGACCACCCCCTCGCCGGCCGGAGCACCGTCACCCTCCCCGAACTCGCCGACGAGTCCTTCATGGTCTGGGGCACCCCCGGCCACTCCGGCTACACCGACCTCCTCGTCGACCACTGCCGCCATGCGGGCTTCGAGCCCCGCATCGAACGCACCGACCGCCAAGGCACACCCCCGGTCACCGCCGTCATCGGCACCCACCGCATCGCCTTCGTCACTACGGCACCGGGCCCCGCCGCAGGCGGCAAAGCGCACATCCTCGCCCTCGAACCCCCGGTCTACGCACCTCTCCACGCGCTCTACGTCCCCCACACCACATGCCCCAGCCGCGACACCTTCCTCAGCCACGTGACGCTGTGA
- a CDS encoding SDR family oxidoreductase, whose amino-acid sequence MAENTLRDKVAVVGGGEKNLGGLVSRNFAESGAKVVVHYHSSQNEAEQTVAAIKEAGGQAVAAQGDLTKVADVRRLFDTAVDTFGGVDIAVNTTGMVLRKPILETTEEEYDRMFGINAKAAYFFIQEAGRRLNDHGKIISLGTSLLAAFTDGYSTYAGGKAPLEHFTRAAAKEFADRYISVNTVAPGPMDTPFFYPQETPERVEFHKSQAMGNQLTHIEDIVPIIRFLATEGWWFTGQTLFPNGGYTTR is encoded by the coding sequence GGCGGACTGGTCAGCAGGAACTTCGCGGAATCCGGGGCCAAGGTGGTCGTGCACTACCACAGCTCCCAGAACGAGGCCGAGCAGACGGTGGCGGCGATCAAGGAGGCCGGGGGACAGGCCGTCGCCGCCCAGGGCGACCTGACCAAGGTCGCGGACGTACGACGGCTCTTCGACACGGCGGTGGACACCTTCGGCGGCGTCGACATCGCGGTGAACACCACCGGGATGGTGCTGCGCAAGCCGATCCTGGAGACCACCGAGGAAGAGTACGACCGCATGTTCGGCATCAACGCCAAGGCGGCGTACTTCTTCATCCAGGAGGCCGGGCGACGGCTGAACGACCACGGCAAGATCATCAGCCTGGGTACGTCGCTGCTGGCCGCCTTCACGGACGGCTACTCCACCTACGCCGGCGGCAAGGCGCCACTGGAGCACTTCACCCGGGCGGCGGCCAAGGAGTTCGCCGACCGCTACATCTCGGTGAACACCGTGGCGCCCGGCCCGATGGACACGCCGTTCTTCTACCCGCAAGAAACCCCCGAGCGGGTGGAATTCCACAAGTCGCAGGCGATGGGCAACCAGCTCACCCATATCGAGGACATCGTCCCGATCATCAGGTTCCTGGCCACCGAAGGCTGGTGGTTCACCGGCCAGACCCTGTTCCCCAACGGCGGCTACACCACCCGCTGA